A part of Halobacillus shinanisalinarum genomic DNA contains:
- the spoIIIAE gene encoding stage III sporulation protein AE gives MKRLFFISCVLMGAICFPVVVSASAPQDAVPSLMEHVSTEELEESLQQLNQQYGDYLPDISIDDFRSLVEEKGASNPKGWVAGILSFLFHELLVNGKLLASLLFLTLFSTLLQAMQSSFENTVVSRIAYMVIYLVLIALALESFGLVIDYTIGAINQMSSFMIGLLPLLLGIMASFSHLMSFSFFHPIIVVLVQSSGLLVKFLLVPLFSSSALLLIVGTLNDTYKVDQLAELLRKTGMAIMGAYLTIFLGVISVQGTVTAVQDGVTMKTARFVTGNFVPVVGRLFTDATDTILGASLVLKNTLGLAGVIILLGIAVFPALKVFAIALIYKLAAALLQPLGDGPVITAMAIVSRHIMYIFAALLMVSMMFFLVIVIMVAASNITMMVR, from the coding sequence ATGAAACGTTTATTCTTCATAAGCTGCGTGCTGATGGGGGCGATCTGTTTTCCTGTTGTGGTCTCTGCTTCCGCACCACAAGATGCTGTACCTTCCTTAATGGAGCATGTTTCTACAGAGGAGCTTGAAGAGAGTTTGCAACAGCTCAATCAACAATACGGCGACTATTTACCGGATATCTCGATAGATGATTTTCGAAGCTTGGTGGAAGAAAAAGGAGCTAGTAACCCAAAAGGATGGGTGGCTGGCATTCTGTCTTTTCTTTTTCATGAATTGTTGGTGAATGGAAAGCTGTTAGCATCTCTGCTGTTTCTGACTTTATTTAGTACGCTGCTTCAAGCTATGCAGTCTTCGTTTGAAAATACAGTTGTCAGCCGGATTGCCTATATGGTGATTTATCTCGTACTGATTGCACTTGCATTGGAAAGTTTTGGACTAGTTATTGATTACACGATCGGAGCGATTAATCAAATGAGTAGTTTCATGATTGGACTACTTCCTTTGCTCCTTGGCATTATGGCATCATTCAGCCACCTTATGTCTTTCTCTTTTTTTCACCCCATCATTGTCGTTCTTGTGCAATCGAGTGGGTTGTTAGTTAAATTCTTACTGGTCCCGCTTTTTTCCTCTTCAGCCTTACTCTTAATTGTCGGTACTTTAAATGATACCTATAAGGTGGATCAATTGGCTGAATTATTAAGGAAAACAGGAATGGCGATCATGGGTGCGTATTTAACGATATTCCTTGGGGTTATATCTGTACAAGGTACAGTAACAGCCGTTCAGGATGGTGTAACGATGAAGACAGCCCGGTTTGTCACAGGAAATTTCGTACCTGTGGTCGGACGCTTGTTCACGGATGCTACAGACACCATCCTTGGTGCTTCTCTAGTGTTGAAAAACACTTTAGGTCTTGCTGGGGTTATTATTCTTCTCGGCATTGCAGTATTCCCGGCACTGAAAGTTTTTGCGATTGCCTTGATTTATAAATTGGCGGCCGCTCTACTACAGCCTTTAGGTGATGGACCTGTTATAACAGCGATGGCCATCGTTAGTCGTCATATCATGTACATTTTCGCAGCGTTACTTATGGTTTCAATGATGTTTTTTCTTGTCATTGTCATTATGGTCGCTGCCAGCAATATAACCATGATGGTTCGATAA
- the efp gene encoding elongation factor P: MISVNDFRTGLTIEVDGNIWQVMDFQHVKPGKGAAFVRSKLRNLRNGNIQEKTFRGGEKVERAHIENRKMQYLYASGDMHAFMDSETFDQVELPTAQISDQLNYLKENMEVQIQSYQAETIGVELPNNVELKVTETEPGIKGDTASGGTKPATLETGLIVQVPFFINEGEVLLINTSDGKYVSRA, encoded by the coding sequence ATGATTTCTGTAAACGACTTTCGGACAGGACTAACTATTGAAGTAGACGGTAATATTTGGCAAGTGATGGATTTCCAGCATGTTAAGCCGGGAAAAGGGGCAGCATTTGTTCGCTCCAAACTTCGCAATCTTAGGAACGGCAACATCCAGGAAAAAACCTTCAGAGGTGGAGAAAAGGTAGAACGGGCACATATTGAGAACCGTAAAATGCAATATTTATATGCATCTGGTGATATGCACGCCTTTATGGATTCTGAAACCTTTGATCAGGTAGAGTTGCCAACTGCACAAATTTCTGACCAACTCAACTATTTAAAAGAGAACATGGAAGTGCAGATCCAATCCTATCAAGCAGAAACGATCGGTGTGGAACTGCCAAATAATGTCGAGCTTAAAGTGACAGAAACGGAGCCGGGTATTAAAGGAGATACGGCGAGCGGTGGAACAAAGCCTGCCACTTTAGAGACAGGCCTCATTGTACAAGTTCCGTTCTTCATTAATGAAGGTGAAGTGCTGCTCATTAATACAAGTGACGGAAAATATGTATCACGGGCATAA
- a CDS encoding M24 family metallopeptidase — protein MIKLDNLRQAIMDKELDGLLIMSSKNRRYVTNFTGSSGAVLITARDAVFITDFRYTEQAAEQAKGFTMVEHKGPMHEEVASQVKRLGLTNLGFEQDHVTYTQYDIYRQQLDVELIPTSGLVEKLRLIKTDEELTVLKDAVKIADDAFEHILSYIKPGVKEIDVSNELEFFMRKQGATSSSFDIIVASGYRSALPHGVASQKEIQSGELVTLDFGALYKGYCSDITRTIAVGEISDELKEIYDTVLQAQIRGMEGIKSGITGREADALTRDYINEKGYGEYFGHSTGHGIGLDVHEGPGLSSRTDQTLEAGMVVTVEPGIYVPNVGGCRIEDDTVVTETGNEPLSQSRKELIRL, from the coding sequence ATGATTAAGTTAGATAATTTGCGCCAAGCCATCATGGATAAGGAGTTGGATGGTTTACTTATTATGAGCAGCAAAAACCGCCGTTATGTAACGAACTTCACCGGTTCATCAGGTGCTGTATTAATTACAGCAAGGGATGCTGTGTTCATTACTGATTTCAGATATACTGAACAGGCAGCAGAGCAAGCGAAAGGCTTTACTATGGTGGAGCATAAGGGACCGATGCACGAAGAAGTTGCGTCACAAGTTAAAAGGTTAGGCTTAACAAATCTAGGGTTTGAGCAAGACCATGTTACATACACACAATATGATATTTACCGTCAGCAGCTAGACGTAGAACTTATACCAACTTCTGGGTTAGTTGAAAAGTTACGCTTGATTAAGACAGATGAGGAGCTTACTGTCTTGAAGGATGCTGTAAAGATTGCTGATGATGCATTCGAACATATTCTAAGCTATATTAAGCCTGGAGTGAAGGAAATTGATGTGTCTAATGAGCTAGAATTTTTCATGAGGAAACAAGGTGCCACCTCTTCAAGCTTTGATATTATTGTTGCATCAGGTTATCGCTCCGCCCTTCCGCATGGGGTAGCTTCACAAAAAGAAATCCAATCAGGCGAACTTGTGACACTAGATTTCGGAGCCCTGTATAAAGGTTATTGCTCTGATATTACACGTACCATTGCTGTAGGTGAAATTAGTGATGAGTTAAAGGAAATTTATGATACGGTATTACAAGCTCAAATTAGAGGTATGGAAGGAATTAAATCCGGCATCACCGGAAGAGAAGCAGATGCGCTTACCCGTGATTATATTAATGAAAAAGGGTATGGTGAATACTTCGGGCATTCTACCGGTCATGGTATTGGCTTAGATGTACACGAGGGCCCAGGGTTATCGTCTAGAACAGATCAGACGCTTGAGGCAGGTATGGTTGTGACGGTAGAACCAGGGATCTATGTACCTAACGTAGGCGGTTGCAGGATTGAGGATGATACCGTTGTTACTGAGACGGGTAATGAACCTCTAAGCCAGTCACGAAAAGAATTAATTAGATTATAG
- the spoIIIAF gene encoding stage III sporulation protein AF, translated as MSAFTQWITQIVLFLLLAMVADALLPSGSMKKYARLVMSILLLLVLLGPLLRVLQVDPNTLLQSAENQLGNRVNSEQLTEKIESKKNEIMRGQDAYTLQQVTETITNKVEEPLQEQFDLSLENVDMEFSGTPHQLDSLDKLVLSVASKPGEGAVDEITISVAEEEKVSTRKLTGEVQEMAADLLALKKDQIEIRWEEDYE; from the coding sequence ATGTCAGCATTTACGCAATGGATTACACAAATTGTATTATTTTTGCTGCTAGCAATGGTGGCAGATGCCCTATTACCTTCAGGATCAATGAAAAAATATGCAAGGTTAGTGATGTCCATTCTGTTGCTCTTAGTCTTGCTCGGGCCGTTGTTAAGAGTTCTCCAAGTCGACCCGAACACTTTATTACAATCAGCAGAAAATCAACTCGGAAACCGTGTGAATTCGGAACAATTAACAGAGAAAATTGAATCAAAGAAAAATGAAATAATGCGTGGACAAGATGCATATACATTACAACAAGTTACAGAAACCATTACGAACAAAGTGGAGGAGCCTCTTCAAGAACAATTCGATCTATCCCTTGAGAATGTGGATATGGAGTTTTCCGGGACACCGCATCAGTTGGATTCATTGGACAAGCTTGTTCTCTCTGTTGCTTCTAAACCCGGAGAAGGGGCAGTAGACGAGATAACCATTTCAGTTGCTGAAGAGGAAAAGGTATCGACCCGAAAGCTTACAGGGGAGGTTCAAGAAATGGCAGCCGATTTGTTAGCACTGAAAAAAGATCAAATTGAAATCCGCTGGGAGGAAGACTATGAGTAA
- a CDS encoding YqhR family membrane protein, whose product MADKPKDQDQPKEHKEQSKQEPPHSVLSKTLLIGFIAGILWSGLGAISYYFNFSQVSAATFIFRSFWQTEWTSTLLAEILAVGIVAVLSILVAFAYYVALKGKNGIWPGFIYGIILFGLLFYVMNPIFQAVPDFTQLTIDSLVTTICLFVLYGVFIGYSISYEFKEYNQPAE is encoded by the coding sequence ATGGCTGACAAACCAAAAGACCAGGATCAACCAAAAGAACATAAAGAACAAAGTAAGCAGGAACCCCCGCATAGTGTACTATCTAAAACATTACTAATTGGTTTCATTGCAGGAATATTATGGAGCGGACTTGGCGCAATATCGTATTATTTCAACTTCTCACAAGTTTCCGCAGCTACGTTTATCTTTCGTTCCTTCTGGCAAACAGAATGGACAAGTACGCTGCTTGCAGAAATTCTGGCTGTCGGAATCGTTGCCGTATTATCCATACTCGTGGCGTTCGCTTATTATGTTGCTTTGAAAGGAAAAAATGGAATATGGCCAGGTTTTATTTACGGGATCATTCTATTTGGTCTTCTATTTTATGTGATGAATCCAATATTTCAAGCCGTCCCTGACTTTACCCAGCTTACAATTGACTCTCTCGTAACTACGATATGCTTATTTGTTTTATATGGGGTGTTTATAGGGTATTCGATATCATATGAGTTTAAGGAATATAATCAGCCGGCAGAATGA
- a CDS encoding SA1362 family protein has protein sequence MSRNWGTLVMYTLITLAIFYVGYQMVTNPSSFLSSIIMMIGIAVLVYGAIYFLFLRNRVRAGAGRNSNEMKKYKQAVKQSKQKYKSPAPVKSKAKPAPKFSSNTKQTKAKRKNAPNLRVIEGNKSKGKNRASF, from the coding sequence ATGTCAAGAAACTGGGGTACTCTTGTTATGTACACGCTTATTACCCTGGCAATTTTTTATGTAGGGTATCAAATGGTGACGAATCCTTCATCCTTTCTTTCATCGATCATTATGATGATTGGAATAGCTGTACTAGTATATGGTGCCATTTACTTCCTATTTCTCCGTAATCGTGTCAGAGCGGGTGCAGGCAGAAATAGTAACGAAATGAAAAAGTATAAACAAGCGGTCAAACAATCGAAGCAAAAGTATAAATCCCCGGCTCCTGTTAAAAGTAAAGCCAAACCCGCGCCTAAATTTTCATCTAACACGAAACAGACAAAAGCAAAACGCAAAAACGCCCCTAATCTACGTGTCATAGAAGGCAATAAAAGCAAAGGAAAAAATCGAGCCTCCTTTTAA
- the spoIIIAA gene encoding stage III sporulation protein AA: MKEIIRLFPEHYQPLLLNDVDWTSVQEIRLRVHQRLEVLDSTDVHTLTNVQLSQVDLTHVLNQISQFSLYRLQDEIREGFITIEGGHRVGLAGKANTINHDIDTLKHISFMNIRIARPSVSRAEQFLPHLLMRGEWMNTLIIGPPHSGKTTLLRELSKSIGSGTTLKRASKVALIDERSELAACHQGIPQLDVGERTDVMDACPKAEGVMMMIRSMSPDLILVDELGGEKDAEAVREATFTGVKVICSIHGSSFETVMKRKAANGLIADQIFDRYIVLDRLTPHRPSSIRILNSQGAQITSFEGGVDNGLDRRLNRTNG, translated from the coding sequence ATGAAAGAGATTATTCGGTTGTTTCCAGAACATTATCAACCTCTCCTATTAAATGATGTTGATTGGACTAGTGTACAGGAAATTCGATTGCGGGTTCATCAACGACTGGAGGTGCTAGATTCAACAGACGTTCATACATTAACAAATGTACAGCTGTCGCAGGTCGATTTAACTCATGTATTAAATCAGATTAGTCAATTTTCTCTATATCGATTACAGGATGAAATAAGAGAGGGATTTATAACTATTGAAGGTGGACATCGAGTTGGATTAGCAGGAAAGGCAAACACCATCAACCATGATATTGACACATTAAAGCATATTTCGTTTATGAATATTCGTATAGCACGTCCTTCTGTGAGTAGAGCGGAACAGTTCTTGCCACATCTGCTCATGCGTGGGGAGTGGATGAATACATTAATTATCGGCCCTCCTCATTCAGGGAAGACAACATTGCTCCGTGAGCTTTCTAAATCCATTGGCTCAGGAACAACATTAAAACGGGCATCAAAGGTCGCTTTAATTGATGAACGTTCAGAGCTTGCAGCCTGCCATCAAGGTATTCCACAGCTGGATGTAGGGGAACGAACAGATGTGATGGATGCTTGTCCTAAGGCTGAAGGAGTGATGATGATGATCCGCTCCATGTCTCCCGATCTTATTTTAGTAGATGAATTAGGTGGAGAAAAGGATGCTGAGGCAGTTAGGGAGGCAACATTCACAGGAGTGAAAGTCATTTGTAGCATTCATGGGAGCAGTTTTGAGACAGTCATGAAGCGGAAAGCTGCAAATGGGTTAATTGCGGATCAGATATTTGATCGCTATATCGTGCTTGATCGATTAACCCCTCATAGGCCAAGCTCTATCCGTATCCTTAACTCACAAGGAGCACAAATTACTTCCTTTGAAGGGGGAGTCGATAATGGGTTGGATCGGCGCCTTAATCGTACTAACGGTTAG
- the spoIIIAB gene encoding stage III sporulation protein SpoIIIAB, translating to MGWIGALIVLTVSTWVGFDVAGKFKKRPGQIRQWKSALQMIEAEMVYGQSSLWEVCERISNQLPTPICEFFSNLLSEKETCSNFAELWETRLQEHGHGNALTKTDLDIVAQFGSTLGQHDLVQQQKQIKLTLHHLDLQLNDAIESSGKHQKVARGMGVLSGLLVIILLI from the coding sequence ATGGGTTGGATCGGCGCCTTAATCGTACTAACGGTTAGTACATGGGTTGGATTTGATGTAGCTGGCAAATTTAAAAAACGCCCTGGTCAAATTAGGCAATGGAAGAGCGCTTTACAAATGATTGAAGCAGAAATGGTTTATGGACAGTCTTCTCTTTGGGAAGTATGCGAGCGAATCTCAAACCAGCTTCCCACTCCCATTTGTGAGTTTTTTTCCAACCTACTATCTGAGAAGGAAACGTGTAGTAATTTTGCAGAACTATGGGAAACGAGGCTTCAAGAGCATGGTCATGGGAATGCCTTAACGAAAACGGATTTAGATATAGTCGCTCAGTTTGGAAGCACTTTAGGACAGCACGATCTCGTTCAGCAGCAGAAGCAAATAAAGTTAACTCTTCATCATCTCGATCTGCAACTTAACGATGCAATCGAATCATCAGGGAAACACCAGAAGGTAGCTCGAGGGATGGGGGTCTTGAGTGGACTGTTAGTCATTATATTACTCATTTGA
- the spoIIIAD gene encoding stage III sporulation protein AD has protein sequence MGIVQIVSLGLVATLLIVLLKEQKTSIAFLLLLITVIIIFTTVLDQIRYIFSLLQYMADQAQVESVYFKTILKIIGIAYITEFGAQLIRDAGLNALASKVELVGKLFILMLAIPIITAVIRTILEFIPGATG, from the coding sequence ATGGGGATAGTACAAATCGTTTCTCTAGGATTGGTGGCAACACTATTAATCGTTTTATTGAAGGAACAAAAGACATCTATCGCATTTTTACTCCTATTGATTACCGTGATCATTATCTTTACAACTGTTCTCGATCAGATCAGATACATTTTTTCCTTGCTCCAGTACATGGCGGACCAAGCCCAAGTAGAGTCCGTTTACTTTAAAACCATACTGAAAATAATCGGAATTGCTTATATAACTGAATTCGGGGCTCAACTGATAAGGGATGCTGGTTTGAATGCCTTAGCTTCTAAAGTTGAACTGGTTGGTAAGTTATTCATTCTGATGCTAGCTATCCCGATTATTACAGCCGTCATTAGAACGATATTGGAATTTATTCCTGGAGCAACAGGATGA
- the spoIIIAG gene encoding stage III sporulation protein AG, whose translation MSKWWDKLFKPFSSKDGPKINKPKYFIIVGLIGVLFLVMSNFFQTPSNEAPPQQETVQEPTNKKQDTSEVSIGQLEVEYEKQLAPLLENISGVSEVELMINLAATKEKVYDKNLIISKQTTQETDTNGGEREIEDYSKEQQLVLVRQGDREVPLLIKTEKPEVRGVFVTAKGVDQMKVKGWVVEAVSRVLDVPSHRVSVLPKS comes from the coding sequence ATGAGTAAATGGTGGGATAAGCTCTTCAAGCCCTTTTCTTCAAAAGACGGTCCAAAAATAAATAAGCCGAAATATTTTATTATCGTTGGTTTAATAGGTGTACTATTCCTTGTAATGAGTAACTTCTTTCAAACACCAAGCAATGAGGCTCCTCCGCAACAAGAGACAGTCCAAGAGCCAACGAATAAAAAACAAGATACCTCTGAGGTTTCCATTGGTCAACTGGAGGTTGAATATGAAAAACAACTCGCCCCCCTTCTTGAGAATATAAGTGGAGTCAGTGAAGTAGAGCTCATGATTAATTTAGCTGCCACTAAAGAAAAAGTATATGACAAAAATTTAATTATATCTAAACAGACAACACAGGAGACGGATACGAATGGAGGAGAGAGAGAAATTGAGGATTATTCTAAGGAACAGCAGCTAGTTCTTGTACGTCAAGGTGATCGAGAGGTTCCGCTTCTAATTAAAACGGAGAAACCTGAGGTAAGAGGAGTTTTTGTAACAGCGAAAGGCGTAGACCAGATGAAAGTGAAGGGATGGGTGGTTGAAGCCGTTTCAAGAGTGTTGGATGTACCTAGTCATAGAGTTTCCGTTTTGCCTAAATCATAG
- the spoIIIAC gene encoding stage III sporulation protein AC: protein MLQDASILFQIAGVGIIVAMIHSILKQMGKEEIAQVVTLTGFIIVLFIVIHRLAELFQQIKSVFLYQG from the coding sequence GTGCTTCAAGATGCATCCATCCTGTTTCAGATTGCTGGAGTCGGTATTATCGTAGCTATGATCCACAGTATTTTAAAACAAATGGGCAAAGAAGAAATTGCCCAAGTTGTTACATTAACAGGATTTATCATTGTTCTGTTTATCGTTATTCACCGACTAGCGGAATTGTTTCAACAAATTAAATCAGTCTTTTTATATCAGGGGTAG